TCAGCAGGTCGGGGGCCTGTCCGGTGCCCTTGTTGATGTCCTGTTCGAGGCCGGAGGTGGTGCCGTGCGCGAACGCGGCGACGGCGAGCACCACCACGATGGCGAGCAGGCCCACCAGGAGCCGCATCAGGTCCGAGGGCCGGTGCACCCGGGCGGGGAGCAGCGGTTCGTCGCCCTCCACGGGGTCCGGGTGATCCGGGTGCGGCTCCGGGTCCGGCCGCGGGTCCTGGTCCGGCTTCGGGTCTTCGGCCGCGCGCGGGTCCCGGGCCTGCGGCTCCTGGTCCGCGCGCGGGGCGTCGTCGCCTCCCGGCCCGCGGTCTGCCGACGGGTTCTGCGGGATGTGCGCCCCCTCGGTGCGTTCCGCCTCGGTGCGTTCCGGGGCCGCCTGCCGCGGTTCCCGGCGCGCGTCCTGGTCGTCCTTGCCCGTCGTACGGCCGGTCTGCGGGCGTGCGCCGGCGTCAGGGGTGCCCGACCCGCCCTCGGGGTGCACGCCCTGCTGTTTCATGATCTCTTCTTGGTCTCGTATCACCGGTCACCGCCCGCACGATGGTGGCATGCCCCACCGACACACGCGGGCGTCAGGGTGCGGATGTGCGGTCGCACAGTCTGCCGGAAGCGCCGCCCGGGGGCGAGAGGAACGTCCGGTCCGCTCCGCGCCACGATGTCGGCGGGGTGCGGCAGGATGGGGCGAATGAGCGAGCAGAGCCCCGGTGAGGACATCCTGGACACGCACCCGGCGGAGCTCCCCGAGTACGCCGAGCGGGTCCTCCAGGTCGCCGAGCTGGTCCCGCCGGGACGGGTCATGACGTACGGCGACGTCGCCGAGTGGCTGGAGGAGGGCGGCCCGCGCCAGGTGGGCCGGGTGATGGCCCTCTACGGCGGCGCCGTGCCGTGGTGGCGGATCGTCCGCGCCGACGGGGTGCTGCTGCCCGGGCACGAGCTGCGCGCGCTCGCGCACTACCGCGCCGAGGGCACCCCGCTGAAGGAGGCGGGCAGGAGCGCCGAGGGCCACCTGCCGCGGCTGGACATGCGGCGGGCCCGGTGGGACGGCGGTACGGGCGACGAGGGTCACACCTGACAGCTTCCGCCATCGGGGGGCCATGGGGGCAACCCCTGCCCCGTCCGGGTGACACCGGGGACACCCGCGGCATGCCGTACGTTCGAGAGTCGGCGGCATCACGCCGGCGGCCCGTGTGTCCCCCAGCCGGAGGGCACCGCCCCGCGCGCGTGAGCGCCCGCCCGCCCGCACCACCAGCAAGCAGTACGACCACCAGGACCGGCCGACCACGTGAGCTCCTCTTCCACCACCGGACGCCCGCCGCACCCCGAGGTGCGGCGGGGGAGCCGTGGCGCCTACCGACTGGTGCGCACCCCGCCGCCGCGGCCGGCCTCCCCTGTTCTGGACGCCGCCCAGCGCGCCGTGGTTGACCACCGCGCCGGGCCGCTGCTCGTCCTCGCGGGCCCCGGCACCGGCAAGACCACCACCCTGATCGAGTCCGTGGCCGCGCGGATCGCCCGGGGCGGCGACCCCGAGCGCATCCTGGTGCTGACGTTCAGCCGCCGGGCCGCCCTCGACCTGCGCGACCGCATGGCCCAGCGCATCGGCGCGGCCCGCGCGCCCCGGGCGACCACCTTTCACTCGTACGGCTACGCCCTGGTCCGCGCCCACCAGGACGGCGAACTGTTCGCCGAGCCGCTGCGCCTGCTGTCCGGCCCGGAGCAGGACGTCGCCGTGCGCGAGCTGCTGGCCGGGCAGCCCGAGCTGGAGCGGCTCGGGCTGACCCATGTGCGCTGGCCGGACGAACTGCGCGCCTGTCTGACCACCCGCGGTTTCGCGGACGAGGTCCGTGCCGTGCTGGCCCGCAGCCGTGAGCTGGGCCTCGGCCCGGACGCCCTGGACGCGTTCGCCCGCCGCATCGGCCGCCCGGACTGGCGCGCCGCCGCCGCCTTCCTCGCCGAGTACCTGGACGTGCTGGACCTCCAAGGCGTGATCGACTACGCGGAGCTGGTGCACCGTGCGGTGCTGCTGGCCGGCCGCCCCGAGACCGGCGCCGCCCTGGCCGCGCGGTACGACGCCGTGTACGTCGACGAGTACCAGGACACCGACCCGGCCCAGGTGCGGCTGCTGCGCGCCCTGGCCGGCGGCGGCCGCACCCTGGTCGCGTTCGGCGACCCCGACCAGTCGATCTACACCTTCCGGGGCGCCGACGTGAACGGCATCCTCGACTTCCCCGAGGCCTTCCCGTGCGCCGACGGGCGCCCGGCCCCCGTCCAGGTGCTGCGCACCAACCGCCGCTCGGGCGGCGCGCTGCTGGAGGCCACCCGGCTGATCACCCGGCGCATGCCGCTGCCCCGGCTGCCCGCCGACAAGGTGCGCGCCCACCGGGAGCCGACCGCGGTACGCGACGGCGGCCGGGTCGAGGTCTACACGTACCCGACCCCGGGCACCGAGCTGGACAACATCGCGGACATCCTGCGCCGCGCCCACCTGGAGGACGGCGTCCCCTGGCGTGACATGGCCGTCCTGGTCCGCGCCGGCGCCCGCTCCCTGCCCACCCTGCGCCGCGCCCTCACCGCGGCCGGCGTCCCCCTGGACATCGACGGCGACGACCTCCCCCTGCGCCACGAACCGGCGGTGGCCCCGCTGCTCACGGCCCTGCGGGCGGTGGCGGTCGCGGAGGCACGGGAGCGGGAGGGCGGGGCCGCGGGGGAGCGGCCGGAGCCGGAGGCGGAGCAGCGGGCGGAGGCGCGGTCCCAGGAGGGGGCGGAGGCGGAAGCCCGGGCGGAGGCGCAGGCGCGCCCGGAGGCGGACGGGGGTTCGGAGCCGGACGGGGACACGGCGCCCGACAAGGGCGCGGCGAGCGATGCGGGCACGGCGGCCGACGAGGGCGCGGTGAGCGATGCGGCCCCGGCGGCCGACGAGGACCCGGCACCGGGCGAGCGCCCTGCCGTGGACGGCTCCCGCGCGCCGGACCGGGGCGCGGCGGCGGACGAGCACCCCGCCCCCGCCCGGCACCCGGCCGAGCCGCCCCGAAAGACGCCCTGGCTGGACACCGAGACCGCGCTCACCCTGCTCGGCTCCCCCCTCGCCGGCATGGACGCGGCCGATCTGCGCCGGCTGGGACGGGCGCTGCGCGAGGAGGAGCGGGCCGGCGGGAACCCGTTGCCGCCGCCCTCGGACGAGCTGCTCACCAGGGCGCTCGCCGAGCCCGAGCGGCTGGCCGTGCACGACCCGGCGTACGCCCGGGGCGCCCAGCGCCTCGGCGCGCTGCTGCGCACGGCCCGCGAGCGCCTCGCGAACGGCGGTACGGCCGAGGAGGCGCTGTGGGACCTGTGGTCCGGCACCCCCTGGCCCGGCCGCCTGGCGCGGGCCGCCCTGCGCGGCGGCGCGGCCGGCCGCAACGCCGACCGGGACCTGGACGCCGTCTGCGCCCTGTTCGCCACCGCCGCCCGCGCCGAGGAGCGCACCGGGGGCCGCGGCGCCCTGAACTTCCTGGCCGAGATCGAGGCCGAGGACATCGCCGCCGACACCCTCACCCGCCGCGCGGTGCGCCCCGACGCCGTACGCCTGATGACCGCGCACCGCGCCAAGGGCCTGGAGTGGCCACTCGTCGTCGTCGCGGGCGTGCAGGAGGGCCTGTGGCCCGACCTCAGGCGCCGCGGATCGCTGCTGGAGGCCGACCGGATCGGCCGCGACGGACTGGCCGAGCCGCTCACCCAGGGCGCGCTGCTCGCGGAGGAACGCCGCCTGTTCTACGCCGCCGCCACCCGCGCCCGCGACCGCCTGGTCGTCACCGCGGTGAAGGCGCCCGCCGAGGACGGCGACCAGCCCTCCCGGTTCCTGACCGAGCTGGGCGTCGAGCCCAGGGACGTCGCCGGCCGCCCCCGGCGCCCGCTGTCCGTGGCCGCGCTCGTCGCCGAGCTGCGCGCCACCACCGTCGACCCGCGCGCCTCCGCCGCCCTGCGCGAGGCCGCCGCCCGCCGCCTGGCCCGGCTCGCCGCGCTCACCGACGAGGACGGCCGCCCCCTCGTGCCGGCCGCGCACCCCTACCGCTGGTGGGGCATGTTCGAGCCGACCGAGAGCAAGGTGCCGCTGCGCCACCGCGACCAGCCCGTGGTGCTTTCCGGCAGCGCCCTCGACCAGCTGGCCAACACCTGTGCCCTGCAATGGTTCCTGGGCCGCGAGGTGAAGGCCGACGCACCCGCCACCGCGGCCCAGGGCTTCGGCAACGTCGTGCACGTCCTCGCCGACGAGGTCGCCTCCGGCCGCACCCCCGCCGACCTCGACGTCCTCATGGAACGCCTGGACTCGGTGTGGAACGCGCTCGCCTTCGACGCGCCCTGGAAGTCCCGCCAGGAGAAGGACAACGCCCGCGCCGCGCTCGAACGCTTCCTGAACTGGCACGTCCTGGACCGGGCGGGGCGCACCCCCGTCGCCAGCGAGCAGGACTTCGACGTCACCCTGGAGGCGGGCGACTACCAGGTCCGCGTCCGCGGCCAGATGGACCGCGTCGAGACGGACGCCGAGGGCCGCGCCTACGTGGTCGACTTCAAGACCGGCAAACAGGCCCCCACCGCGCGCGAGGTGGCCCGCCACCCCCAGCTCGCCGTCTACCAGCTCGCCGTCCGCGAGGGCGCCGCCGACACCGCCTTCGACGGCGCCCGCCCCGAGCCCGGCGGCGCCGAACTGGTCCACCTGCGCCAGGGCGCCGCCCAGCGCGACGGCGGCGAGGCGCTGCCCAAGGTGCAGAGCCAGGAACCGCTCGCGGGGGAGTGGGTCGGCGAGCTGCTGGCCACCGCCGCCGGGAAGGTCCTGGACGAGCGGTTCTCGCCCAGCGCCGGCCAGCACTGCGCCCACTGCGCCTTCCGCGCCTCGTGCAGCGCCCGGCCCGAGGGACGGCACGTGGTGGAGTGACGTACCGCACCCCACCCCGCTGACCTGGGCCTACCCTGCCCTGGAGGAGCGGCGCGCACGGGGCTGTCAGTGCCCCCCGCTAGCCTTTTGCGACATGCCCGCCCATCTCACCGATCCCGAGCAGCTCAAGGAGCTCCTCGGCATCCCCTTCACCCCGGAGCAGACGGCCTGCATCACCGCGCCGCCCGCCCCGCAGGTGATCGTGGCCGGAGCCGGGTCGGGCAAGACCACCGTGATGGCGGCCCGCGTGGTCTGGCTGGTCGGCACCGGGCAGGTCGCCCCCGAGCAGGTCCTCGGCCTGACCTTCACCAACAAGGCGGCGGGCGAGCTGGCCGAACGCGTCCGCAAGGCCCTCGTCAAGGCGGGCGTCACCGACCCCGACGCCCTCCCGCCGCCCGGCCGGCCCTCGGCGGCAGCGCCCTCCGCCGACCCCTCCTGGTGGGACCCGGACAACCCCCCGGGCGAGCCGGTGATCTCCACGTACCACTCCTTCGCCGGCCGCCTCCTCACCGACCACGGCCTGCGCATCGGCCTGGAGCCCGCCTCCCGCCTCCTCGCCGACGCCACCCGCTACCAGCTCGCCGCCCGCGTGCTGCGCGAGGCCCCCGGCCCCTACCCGGCGCTCACCCGCTCCTTCGCCGACCTCGTCAGCGATCTGCTCGCCCTCGACTCCGAACTCTCCGAGCACCTCGTGGAACCCGGCCGGCTGCGCACCTGGGACACGGAACTGCTGGCCGCCCTCGACGGCGCGAAACTCAGCAACGCCGAGCTGCGCAAGGTCCCCGAGACCGCCGCCGCCCGCCGCGAACTCACCGACCTGGTCCAGCGCTACCGGGCCGCCAAACGCGAACGGGACCTGCTCGACTTCGGCGACCAGATCGCCCTGTCCGCCCGCCTCGCCGGCCTGCCCGAGGTGGGCCGGCTGCTGCGCGAGGAGTTCCGGGTGGTCCTCCTGGACGAGTACCAGGACACCTCCGTCGCCCAACGCGTGCTGCTCGCGGGCCTGTTCGGCGGCGGCACCGGCCACCCGGTGACCGCCGTCGGCGACCCCTGCCAGGCCATCTACGGCTGGCGCGGCGCCTCCGTCGCCAACCTGGACGACTTCCCGGAACACTTCCGCCACGCCGACGGCCGCCCCGCCACCCGCCAGGCGCTCAGCGAGAACCGGCGCAGCGGCGGCCGCCTCCTCGACCTCGCCAACGGCCTCGCCGCCCCGCTGCGCGCGATGCACGCGGGCGTCGAAGCCCTCCGCCCCGCCCCCGGCGCCGAGCTCGACGGCCGGGTCCGCTGCGCCCTGCTGCCCACCCACGCCGAGGAGCTGGACTGGCTCGGCGACTCCATCGCCCACCTGGTGCGCACCGGCACCGCCCCCGGCGAGATCGCCGTGCTGTGCCGCACGGCGGGCGACTTCGGCGCGATCCAGGCCGCGCTCGTCGCCCGGGACGTCCCCGTCGAGGTGGTCGGCCTGTCCGGGCTGCTGCACCTGCCCGAGGTCGCCGACCTGGTCGCCGTCTGCGAGGTCCTCCAGGACCCCGGGGCCAACGCCGCCCTGGTGCGGCTGCTCACCGGGCCCCGCTGGCGCATCGGCCCCCGCGACCTCGCCCTGCTCGGCCGCAGCGCCCGCCTGCTGGTCGCCCACGCCCGCGCCGACGACGCCGACGACCCGGACCGCCGGCTGGCCGCCGCGGTGGAGGGCACCGACCCGGCCGAGGTGATATCGCTCGCCGACGCCCTGGACACCTTCCTGGACGCCTCCGGCGAGGACGACGACGGGCTGCCGTTCTCCCCGGACGCCCGGGTGCGCTTCGCCCGCCTCGCCGCCGAACTGCGCGAGCTGCGCCGCGCGTTGTCCGACCCGCTGATGGACGTGCTGCACCGCGTCCTCGCCGTCACCGGTCTGGAGGTGGAGCTGTCGGCCTCCCCGCACGCGCTGGCCGCCCGCCGCCGCGAGACCCTCGCCAACTTCCTCGACGTGGCCGCCTCCTTCTCCACGGGTGACGGCGAGGCCACCCTGCTCGCCTTCCTCGGCTTCCTGCGCACCGCCGCCCAGTACGAGAAGGGCCTCGACAACGCCCTGCCCGGCGGCGAGAACACCGTCAAGGTGCTCACCGCGCACAAGTCCAAGGGCCTGGAGTGGGACGTCGTGGCCGTGCCCGGCCTCGTCACCGGCACCTTCCCCAGCGCCCAGGGCCGCGACAAGTGGACCGCCCAGGCCAAGGTGCTGCCGCACGCGCTGCGCGGGGACGCCGACACCCTGCCCGACGTCGACGGCTGGGACGCGCGCGGCATGAAGGCCTTCCACGAGGCCATGAAGGACCACCAGCACACCGAGGAACTCCGCCTCGGCTACGTCACCTTCACCCGCCCCCGTTCCCTCCTGCTCGGCTCCGGCCACTGGTGGGGGCCCAGCCAGAAGAAGAAACGCGGCCCCTCCGACTTCCTCCGGGCGCTGCACGACCACTGCGCCGCCGGGTACGGCGAGATCGAGGCCTGGGCGGACGAACCCGGCGACGACGAGGAGAACCCGGCCCTGCGGGAGCCCGACACCGAGCAGGCCTGGCCGCTGCCCCTGGACCCGGAGGCCCTCGCCCGCCGCCGCGCGGCCGCCGAGACCGTCCTCGCCCACCTGGCGGCCCGGAACCCGGCCGACCCCGCCGTTCCCGCCGCCTCCGGCGACCCGGACTGGCCCGCACCGCCGGAGGAACCGCCGTACGACGAGCCGCCCTACGAGGACGAACCGCCCTACGAGGACGAGCCGCCGTACGACGAGGAGCCGTACGACGACGAGCCGTACGGCCCGTACGACGGCCCGGCCCCCGCCGCGCCCGCCGTCCCCCGCCAGGCGACCGGCCCCGCCGAACCGGTGCTCACCCCCGAGGAGAGCCGTCTGACCGCCTCCTGGGACCGCGATCTGGACGCGCTCACCCGGGAGCTGCTGCTGGCCCGCCGCACCGTCACCGACGTCCCCCTGCCCGTGACGCTCACCGCGACCCAGCTGCTGCTCCTGGCCGAGGACCCGGACGGGCTCGCGCAGGAGCTCGCCCGCCCCATGCCGCGCCCCCCGCAGCGGTCCGCACGCCGCGGCACCCGGTTCCACGCCTGGGTGGAGTCCCGCTACGAGGAGCTGGCGCTGCCCCTGCTGGAGCCCGACGAGCTGCCCGGCGGCGACGCGGAGATCGCCGACGAGGAGGACCTGGAGGCGCTGAAGGAGGCCTTCGAGCGCACCGAGTACGCCCGGCGCACGCCGTACCGCGTCGAGGCCCCGGTCCAGCTCACCCTCGCCGGGCGGATCGTGCGCGGCCGGATAGACGCCGTCTACCGCACGGGCGAGGGCAGGGCGGCGACGTACGAGATCGTGGACTGGAAGACCGGCCGCGAGCACACCGCCGATCCGCTCCAGCTCGCCGTCTACCGGCTGGCCTGGGCCGAGCAGCAGGGCGTCCCGCTCGACTCGGTCACCGCCGCGTTCCTGTACGTGCGCACCGGCGAGGTCGTCCGCCCCGCGGACCTGCCGGACCGGACCGCGCTGGAGCGGCTGCTCGGCGGCGACCCCGGCCGGACGCCCGGCACCGCGGGGCCGGCGCCGGACGTGACACAGCGCCCACCGCGAGTGTGACGAACCGCCCGCCGAGGATGCCCGCGCGGGCCGATAGGCTCGTGAGCATGAGCCAGACCCCGGACAGCGCCGTCCGCACGTACATCGAGCAGCACCGCGCCGCCTTCCTCGACGACCTCGCCGCATGGCTGCGCATCCCCTCCGTGTCGGCCCAGCCCGACCACGCGCCCGACGTGCGGCGCAGCGCGGACTGGCTCGCCGCCAAGCTGAGGGAGACCGGCTTCCCGACCGTCGAGGTGTGGCCCACCGAGGGCGCCCCGGCCGTCTTCGCCGAGTGGCCCTGCGACGACCCCGGGGCGCCCACCGTGCTGGTCTACGGCCACCACGACGTGCAGCCCGCCGCCCGCGAGGACGGCTGGGACAGCGATCCCTTCGAGCCGGTCGTGCGCGGCAACCGGCTCTACGCCCGCGGCGCCGCCGACGACAAGGGCCAGGTGTTCTTCCACACCCTCGGTGTGCGCGCCCACCTCGCCGCGACCGGCCGTACCGCCCCCGCGGTCGGTCTGAAGCTGCTGATCGAGGGCGAGGAGGAGTCCGGCTCCCCGCATTTCCGGGCCCTGGTGGAGGAGCGCGCGCAGCGCCTCACGGCCGACGCCGTGATCGTCTCCGACACCGGCATGTGGGCCGAGGACACCCCGACGGTGTGCACCGGCATGCGCGGCCTGGCCGAGTGCGAGATCCGCCTCCACGGCCCCGACCAGGACATCCACTCCGGCTCCTTCGGCGGCGCCGTGCCCAACCCGGCCACCGCCGTCGCCCGCCTGGTCGCCGCCCTGCACGACGAGCGGGGACGGGTGGCCGTGCCCGGCTTCTACGACGGCGTCGTGGAGCTGACCGAGCGCGAGCGCGAACTCTTCGCCGAGCTGCCCTTCGACGAGGAGCGCTGGCTGCGCACCGCCAAGTCCCGCGCCACCCACGGCGAGGCCGGGCTCACCACCCTGGAGCGCATCTGGGCCCGCCCGACCGCCGAGGTCAACGGGATCGGCGGCGGCTACCAGGGCCCCGGCAGCAAGACCATCATCCCGTCCTCGGCCATGGTCAAGCTGTCGTTCCGGCTGGTCGCCGGGCAGGACCCGGACCACGTCGAGAAGGCGGTCCGCGCCTGGGCCGCCGAGCAGGTGCCCGCCGGGATCCGCGCCGAGATCGACTTCGGCTCGGCCACCCGCCCCTGTCTGACCCCGCTCGACCACCCGGCGCTGCGCTCGGTGGCCCGGGCGATGGGCCGCGCCTTCGAGGGCCCGGTCCGCTTCACCCGCGAGGGCGGCTCCGGCCCCGCCGCCGACCTCCAGGAAGTCCTCGGCAGCCCCGTGCTCTTCCTGGGCATCTCCGTTCCCTCCGACGGCTGGCACGCGCCCAACGAGAAGGTCGAGCTGGACCTCCTCCTCAAGGGCGTCGAGACCAGCGCCTACCTGTGGGCCGACCTGGCCGAGAACTGGCGGCCCTCAGCCTGACCGGCCCGCACCGAGCCCCGGCACGGGGACGCCGGGGCGAGGGGCACACTGGAAGGACCGCCCCCCGCCCGCCCGACCCGGTGCGTCCTGTCGTACGTCCCGCCGAACCGCCCGCCGAAACCGAACCGCCCACTGGGGGAGTTGGAAGCACCCGTGACCACCTGGACCGACGACACAGCCGATCGACCCATCTCGCTGACCGCCCCCTGCGGCATCGACCGCGCCGCCCACCACCGGCTGGACGAGGCCTGGCTCGCGGCGGCGTGGAGCCACCCGACGACCCGCTGTTTCGTGGTCTCCGGCGGCCAGGTCCTCATCGACGAGACGCCCGACGGCCGGACCGAACTCGTCATGACGCCCTCCTTCGAGGCGCCGCTCACCGAGGCGCACCGCTACTTCCTCGGCATCGACGAGGACGGCGTGGCCTACTTCGCGCTCCAGAAGGACGCGCTGCCCGGCCGCATCGACCAGTCCGCGCGCCCGGCGGGCCTGCGCGAGGCCGGTCTGCTGCTGTCGGCGCGCGACACCGCGCTCATGGTGCACGCGGTCGGCCTGGAGAACTGGCAGCGCACCCACCGCTTCTGCTCCCGCTGCGGCGAGCGCACGGTCATCGCCGCCGCCGGTCACATCCGCCGCTGCCAGGCCTGCGGCGCGGAGCACTACCCGCGCACCGACCCGGCGGTGATCATGGCGGTCACCGACGCGGAGGACCGCATCCTGCTCGGCCGCCAGGTGCACTGGCCCGAGGGCCGCTTCTCCACGCTGGCCGGCTTCGTGGAGCCCGGCGAGTCCATCGAGCAGGCGGTGCGCCGCGAGGTCGCCGAGGAGGTCGGCGTCACCATCGGCGGCGTCGAGTACGTGGCGAGCCAGCCCTGGCCCTTCCCGTCCAGCCTGATGCTCGGCTTCATGGCCCGCGCCACCACCACCGAGATCCAGGTCGACGGCGACGAGATCTCCGAGGCCCGCTGGTTCTCCCGCCAGGAACTGCACGAGGCCTTCGAGTCCGGCGAGGTGCTGCCGCCCTACGGCATCTCCATCGCGGCCCGCCTGATCGAGATGTGGTACGGCAAGCCCCTGCCCACCCGCGCCGCCTTCTGAGGCACCCCGGCGGACCACCGGCCGGGTGCCGTGCGGCACGCCGGGTGTCGTCCGGCACACGAAAACGGCGGTTCCCAGTCACTCCGGACTCGGGAACCGCCGTTTCGCAGCTCGGGCCGTTACGCGGCGAGCTTCTGCTTGACCTGGGCCAGCGACGGGTTCGTCATGGTGGTGCCGTCCGCGAAGAGCACGGTCGGAACCGTCTGGTTGCCGCCGTTCGCCTTCTCCACGAACGCCGCGGACTCGGGGTCCTGCTCGATGTTGATCTCGGTGTAGGCGATGCCCTCCCGGTCCATCTGGCTCTTCAGCCGACGGCAGTAGCCGCACCAAGTCGTGCTGTACATCGTCACAGTGCCCTGCATGTCTCTCGCGCTCCTCAGGCAGCTCGGAAAAACGTCGTCCGCCAAGTGAACGCGGACGACCGGCCCGCCATTCCCACGGGGGGTATCCGGCCGGGACCGGCCGCCCCGGCTGTGACTCCCACCGCACCGGTACGACCATCCCACCCCGCCTGTGGACAACCGGCGCGGCCGCCCCGGGCGACCTGGCAGCATGGCTGGTGTGACAGCAGCAACGCACTCCCCCCTCTTCCCGCAGGTACCGGACGTCCCGGACTCCGCCGACGCGGTGCTCGAAGGGCTCGATCCCGAGCAGCGCGAGGTGGCCACCGCCCTGCGCGGCCCGGTGTGTGTGCTGGCCGGCGCGGGCACCGGCAAGACCCGGGCGATCACCCACCGCATCGCCTACGGGGTGCGCGCCGGGATCCTCCAGCCCACCAGCGTCCTCGCCGTCACCTTCACCAACCGTGCCGCCGGAGAGATGCGCGGCCGGCTGCGCCAGCTCGGCGCCCAGGGCGTCCAGGCCCGCACCTTCCACTCCGCGGCCCTGCGCCAGCTCCAGTACTTCTGGCCGAAAGCCATCGGCGGCGGCATGCCCCGGCTGATCGACCGCAAGATCCAGCTGGTCGCCGACGCGGCCGCGGCCCTCGGCACCCGGCTCGACCGCGGCGAGCTGCGCGACGTCACCAGCGAGATCGAATGGTGCAAGGTCACCCAGACGATCCCGGCCGACTACCCGTACGCGGCAGCGAAGGCCGGCCGCGAGTCCCCCCGCGACCCCACCGAGATCGCCCACCTGTACGCGGCCTACGAGGACCTCAAACGCGACCGCGCGGTGATCGACTTCGAGGACGTGCTGCTGCTCACCGTCGCCATCCTCCAGGACCGGCACGACATCGCCGAACAGATCCGCGCCCAGTACCAGCACTTCGTGGTGGACGAGTACCAGGACGTCAGCCCGCTCCAGCAGCGGCTGCTGGAACTGTGGCTCGGCGAGCGCGACGACCTGTGCGTCGTCGGCGACGCCAGCCAGACCATCTACTCGTTCACCGGAGCAACGCCCGACCACCTCCTCGACTTCCGCGTCCGGTACCCGGGCGCCACCGTCGTCAAGCTGGTGCGCGACTACCGCTCCACGCCCCAGGTCGTCCGCCTGGCCAACGGCCTGCTCGCCCAGGCCCACGGCCGCGCCGCCGACCACCGGCTGGAACTCATCTCCCAGCGCCCCTCCGGGCCCGAACCCGTCTACGCCGAGTACACCGACGAGCCGGCCGAGGCCGAGGGAGCCGCCCGCCGCATCCGCGAGCTGATCGACGCCGGCGTCCCGGCCGCCGAGATCGCCGTCCTGTTCCGCACCAACTCCCAGTCCGAGACCTACGAGCAGGCTCTGGCCGACGCCGGCGTGCCCTACCAGCTGCGCGGCGCCGAACGCTTCTTCGACCGGCCCGAGGTGCGCAAGGCCGGCATCGCCCTGCGCGGCGCCGCCCGCTTCGGCGGCAACGACGCCCTGCTGGACGGCGCCGTGGACCTGCCCTCCCAGGTCCGCGCCGTGCTGTCCGGCGAGGGCGGCTGGACCCCCGTGCCCCCGGCCGGCTCCGGCGCCGTCAGAGAACGCTGGGAATCCCTCGCCGCGCTGGTCAACCTCGCCCAGGACCTCGCCGCCGCCCGCCCGGGCGCCACCCTCGGCGACTTCGTGGCGGAACTGGACGAGCGGGCGAACACCCAGCACGCCCCCACCGTCCAGGGCGTCACCCTCGCCTCCCTGCACGCCGCCAAGGGCCTCGAATGGGACGCCGTCTTCCTGGTGGGCGTCGCCGAGGGCATGCTGCCCATCACCTACGCGAAGACGGACGAGCAGGTCGAGGAGGAGCGCCGTCTGCTCTACGTCGGCGTCACCCGCGCGCGCGAACGCCTCCATGTCTCCTGGGCCCTCTCCCGCTCGCCCGGCGGCCGCCCGAGCCGCAGGCCCAGCCGCTTCCTCGACGGGCTGCGCCCCGGCACCACCCCCACCGTGGGCCGCGGCGCCGCCGCGGCCGTCGGCGGCGTCGAGCGCGGCGTCCTCGCCGCGGCCGCGGCCGCGGTGCCTCGGCGCACCCAGCGCACCCCGGCCCGCTGCCGGGTCTGCGGCCGCACCCTCACCGACGCCGGCGAGATGAAACTGATGCGCTGCGAGGACTGCCCCTCCGACATGGACGAAGGGCTCTACGAGCGGCTGCGCGAGTGGCGGGCGGCGCAGGCCGCGCAGAGCGGTCAGCCGGACTTCTGCGTCTTCACCGACCGCACCCTGATGGCCATCGCGGAGGCCCGGCCGGACAGCGCCGCGGAACTCTCCCGCATCCCCGGCGTCCTCAGCCGCAAGCTGCGCAGCTACGGAGCCGATGTGCTGGCCATCTGCGCAGGTCAGGAAGTCGGCGGCGAGGACGCGGACGACTGATGCGAACTC
This Streptomyces misionensis DNA region includes the following protein-coding sequences:
- a CDS encoding ATP-dependent DNA helicase UvrD2, producing MTAATHSPLFPQVPDVPDSADAVLEGLDPEQREVATALRGPVCVLAGAGTGKTRAITHRIAYGVRAGILQPTSVLAVTFTNRAAGEMRGRLRQLGAQGVQARTFHSAALRQLQYFWPKAIGGGMPRLIDRKIQLVADAAAALGTRLDRGELRDVTSEIEWCKVTQTIPADYPYAAAKAGRESPRDPTEIAHLYAAYEDLKRDRAVIDFEDVLLLTVAILQDRHDIAEQIRAQYQHFVVDEYQDVSPLQQRLLELWLGERDDLCVVGDASQTIYSFTGATPDHLLDFRVRYPGATVVKLVRDYRSTPQVVRLANGLLAQAHGRAADHRLELISQRPSGPEPVYAEYTDEPAEAEGAARRIRELIDAGVPAAEIAVLFRTNSQSETYEQALADAGVPYQLRGAERFFDRPEVRKAGIALRGAARFGGNDALLDGAVDLPSQVRAVLSGEGGWTPVPPAGSGAVRERWESLAALVNLAQDLAAARPGATLGDFVAELDERANTQHAPTVQGVTLASLHAAKGLEWDAVFLVGVAEGMLPITYAKTDEQVEEERRLLYVGVTRARERLHVSWALSRSPGGRPSRRPSRFLDGLRPGTTPTVGRGAAAAVGGVERGVLAAAAAAVPRRTQRTPARCRVCGRTLTDAGEMKLMRCEDCPSDMDEGLYERLREWRAAQAAQSGQPDFCVFTDRTLMAIAEARPDSAAELSRIPGVLSRKLRSYGADVLAICAGQEVGGEDADD